TTGTTTGTCAGAAGCCACTATTACTTCTAAATCGCAACTTGCAATAAGATGCAAGTCTAGGGGCCATCTTTTCACCAGCATAGGACGATGAGCCTGTTTTGCCAGGTTTGCTCAGTGTCcatgcacaaataaacaaatcagcACTAACTGTTCACTTCAGTTCCTTTGTTGTTTTCCTTGCACAACACAAGCAGTTTTTTGTTTGAAATAACGAAGTTTCCTCCCATTTGGAATTACATTAGCAGATGGGAATAAAGTActatacaaaacatttattttgtgaaaaccacacactgcagaaCAATGATATTGGGtgggtacacacacacacatgaccaTGGGGGGCATCCATGAATATTCAATATCTTTAATAATGAACAGCTTCAGGCAGCTGTGTACGGTGTCCCCTCAGGCATGTAAGCCATCATGGACACTAATGGTGGTCACACAGAcctgccctctggtgtgtacTCTCATTGTGAAGGGAACATGTTCCCCATGGTCCCATTTGTATGTGTATCTGTGCCCAGTCTTCACCCGCCAGGTGCTTGAATAGGCCAGCACCCTGaatgtgttttttcccctcaaaaGCACTTTCAATTCACTGCCGGATGAAACTACTGCAGCACTGTGAGTGGGCAGTGAGGGGAGAGTCCTTGTGTAGTTGTCAAGGTAGACAGCATTTTGAAACGTCTCTCCCGTCTGAGAGAGGGTTCGTTATTGGTTCAAGAAGTCTGTTTTTAGTCCTTGTGAGGTTTCTAATGGAGTTGAACCACAAAGCCTGATTGGTTGTTGCCGCCAAACAAACATGGCCTTTTCccgcgtgcgtgtgtgcgtgcatgtgccttgtgaatgtgtgtgtgtttgcatgtatgTGCGAGTGTGTGCAGTTTTCTGAGTTAGTCCTGAGCAGTTAACCTGGCAGTGAGGGTTGGGTATATGTGTTTAAAATCTGCAGATCCCTGACTATAGAAATGCAGTAATTGTGGCCAAATCTCCAGCCTCAGCCAAAAGGTAAGCACCTCTTggactttttgtgtgttttcaaatatatatttatatttcctaaTGCAAACAAACTTAGAAATGAGCCCAATTAGTGAATTGTTTATAGGACGCGGTATTATACTAGTATTATAGTATAAATGTCATATTCTACTATAGTGCTGCTGGTTGTGACTTCTGCGTGTCATGTATGTGTCTGTCAGTGATATTTACTGTGTTTGCGTGAGCAACAATGGAGAGATTGCAATATGGACACAGTAGCAGAAGTAGGCCTTAAGGAATTCCTTTCTGCTTTACCATCTGCATTTGATTGCTAGGTTTCATTATGAATCATTATTTCCTTATTCCTGTAAAGCTTGAGACCACTTCTTTACTGTCTCTTCCACATTcaatattctgtctctcacagctgTAGTTGAAAGGCTGGTTTTATAGTGAGAATAGAAGTATATCGTGGAGTTTTATTGGAGAGCTGTGTGTTGATGCAATGCTAGCTACTGTGGGCAGGGATGTCTGCCGCTGTGCAGCAGCAGAGCGGGCCGCAGCCTCAGTGACGGCGCTGTTGTGTGGTCTTGCAGGGCCCAGTCGTTTGCGGAGCGCCTGCGGCTGGGCATTGCGGTGATCCACGGCGAGGCGCAGGACGCTGAGTCAGACCTGGTGGATGGACGCCACTCGCCGCCCACTGTCAAGAACATGGGAGCCATCCACCCCAGCCTAGAGATACCTTGTGAGAAACCGCACTGCACACACGCCACTCCCCAGAGCTCGGGCCGAACTGACACCGAGATGCACACACAGGGCAAATCCTTTTCAGTCTGTTTGccttattcttatttttcttttccctgCTGTGACACTGATATTTTGCTGACGCACACAGCTAAAGTTAGGAAAGTCATTGACTTCATGGTTTTCTGCACTTTGGATTTCTTTATGTAATACATTTCCTGGTTTTCTCCTtgtgtgttggtgtgcagtGCTGATTCCCAAAGAAAAGCCCCCGATCACAGTAGTGGGAGATGTAGGGGGGCGCATCGCCATTATTGTGGTAAGtagtgtgcctgtgtgtgtgggtgtgagagtGTAGTACATTCCAAGTACTATAAACTGAAAGCACATGTTTCCAAACTGCTGAGTCGTATATGTATGCTGAAACTTGTGGAGTGAATGTACTAGATACTGAAACAACACATACGTCTGAAACTACATGTCGCCTACTGACACTAGTGAAAGCTCATCAACTCTAACCTTATCAGCTTGTTCCATATGGTGAAAAAATTCATACTGAAACCTTTGGCAATAtacataaactatatatatatatatatatatatatatatatatatatatacacaaactgaAACCACACATGCTATAATACTGAATCTTTTCACACTAGATGTATATACTGAAAGTAATGAAGCCTTGTTACTATATACGGACACCTGGTTCCCAATGCACTGAAATTATTGAAGCTTCATATAATGATCTGAAATGTTATGTAGTTGTACGGAGTTAGAATTGGGTGATCTCCCTAACGGTGCCATTTGGCGTGCATGTGTCTTATCAGGATGACATCATCGACGACGTGGACAGTTTCCTGGCGGCGGCCGACACTCTAAAGGAGAGGGGGGCCTACAAGATCTACGTCATGGCCACCCACGGCATCCTGTCCTCCGACGCCCCACGCCTCATAGAGGAATCTGCCATTGATGAGGTCTTTATAATTAAGTGTGGGGAGGGGCAATTCTGCTGTAAATGACATTACATCCCAATTCGGCCCAAGAAACATCCGTGCAAAGGGACTGAGAGAGAAATGTCTTGTGAACCTTTATCTTCTGGTATGATGGCCACTTATTTGAGCCTGTAGTGCTAGGGCAAGTTAAAATCAGTCAGTTGAGAATTAATGAGTGGATGTTACAGATCCCTGGGAGCAATTCTTGGGACAGACGCTATTCTAGACCGCTGCACTAAAATCATATGGTTGACAGGAATGTGGACCATTAGGTGGTGCTGTTCCTCCCTGGACCAGTAAATTTAGACCACTGTTGTCCAATCCTGGTGCACTTTTAGAAGTCACTGCAAAATGTGCCTGCTTATTTAGAGTGAAGTGCCAAGCGTCTTTTAGAAATGGATTATGTTATGATGAGCTATAAAGTGTATTATAAGGGTCCTAACTCCATCTTTCTCGATCCGAACTGATGTTTCCACGTCTCACGGAATTGGCTCAGTCAGTTCTGTCCTCTTGGTCTGTCTCTCCTGGGTAATTGAGCCACTGATGCATGCGAGCACATCCATAGACAGTCCTGTCCTTATGATGGACGAAATCGTCCCCCTCCCATCTCTTCAGCACATTGGAGGGGTTCCTTGAGGATGAAAAGGCCCTGTGAACATCTGCAAAGTCTCACTGTTGTGATCGCTGCTGTCGTTACAGGTCGTAGTGACAAACACAATCCCCCACGAGATTCAGAAGCTGCAGTGTCCGAAGATCAAGACGGTGGACATCAGCATGATCCTGTCTGAAGCCATCCGGCGCATTCACAACGGGGAGTCCATGTCCTATCTATTCCGCAACATCGGGATGGATGACTGAGCCAGGCCCCGGGATGCCTCGACCCGCGGTGCGGACCGAGCGATCTGGACTCTGCACTGAGGCCAAGTCTTCTTCGTGGcaaccattttttattttgtttcttttgatttTATTGCGTTTTAAATCCTCTCTGCTGCAGTGAATTGTGCACAAATTCCAAAAGCGGTATGCCATagctttatttttgtaatttttttttattttttttgggtcatgatttaaagattttttttttagatgtaccttccacctctctccctcccccctttTCATTTTGATTCACCTTGAGTCTTTTTAAGTTATTCGGTTTCCTATCGGGATCTTGGTAATTTCTTGTTGACTAAGAAGTGCTGCCGGTATTGAGAGACCCAAATCTGTGTTTTTATGCTTCTTGAATTCTCGATGAACAGAAggagggggtgggtggggggaatCTAAAATGCagctgaaatactgaaatgattgtatatatttctgaaaaAACATGACTGAGCCACCTTTGAAATGGGAGGGGGGTGTGCATAGATTGCGACAGTGTACTTCTCGTCTGTGACATTCCAGTAGTGTTGCCTGCACTGCACACTTCCCTGTAATCTCTGTTTGGGGACATTCTCctactttttttcctctccccaTTTTGCTTTTTTATAACCCTGCTCTAAGCTTAGATTCAGCCCGTATCTCCCAAAGCAGTTTCTCTTATGCCAAGCTGTCGATACCAATCCAGGCAACATCTCGTTGTGCCTCCCCAGCGCTCCAGCAGGGTTGATTTTAAGTATAGCTGTCTTGTTGCCACTCTGGCCTGGCGATGCCTGTGCCCTTGGCGTTTGCAGTGGCACGGCTTTTCCAGCTTCTATAGAGTCAGACCCGTTTTCTTCAGTACAAAATGACACGGCATGCTTAAAGCCCATGCCGGTatgctttcatttattttgtttgcatcaGTGATTGGTGGAGGGGGAGGAGCTGCTTCCTGTTCCTGGATTCAgttctcatttatttatgtggTGCTTCCTTCCTCCTGTTCGAGGACCTGCTGACCCATGGCTGGCCCTCTTTCTACTTGATGGTCCTTCACTGTCCAGCTCACCATTCACTCGCACACTGCTACCCCATTACGTAGTGAATATCACTGGCCCACCGACAGCATCGCTGCCCCTAACCTTCGCCGTTACACACTCCCCAACACGGCCAAGTCACCCGGCTGTCCCTCACAGTCCAATCTTTCAGTCGTACAAACTTCACAGCGGCTCCCCCTGCCTGGCCACTTAGTACACTAGAAAGCGAAACCTTCCAGTGGAAAACCCCCGAGCGCCCTGAGGCACAGACGTTCGCCAGCAATATGTTTTGTTGAAATGACACTTCTTATTCCTCTTTTTTTTGCCTCCTCTTGTTTTTTCTCATGGGTGGCTCttcacacatttacatttaatgtcTGATGGTCCAGAAACACTGACATAGCCTATAACACTGTCCCTAGCTGTCCTTACCGTTACAGAGGGTTTAACACCCCAACACCGTTCCCAGTAGTCCTCCACGGTTCACAGCACTGTCTGCTCCGTTATATATGCCTTCACAAGCTCGGCCCGGGCGCAGGTGCTGGTTCCCTGGCTTGTTGTAGTGAAACTGCTTTTAGTTGGAACTTTTCTGACAACTGTGTCATCATGCCTTTAGACTTGCTATACAGTAAGAAATTCAGaatttattactattatgatttattttttaaacggaCACAAAACTGGAAATTTATAAGGGATGAGCAAAGCTAAGCCTTAGAATCATGTTTGAAAAATACCTAACTATATGAAGGGATTGTTTGCTGACTTCTAGTGAAAGTAGACTTGAGATGCATTTTTAAGTTTGAATGACAAGATCCTCACACACCACCGCGCCCTAACAAACAATCCAGAGAAAGAGAGTGCTCTAATTTTCTCCTTTTCTGGTTCAGACCTTGCTCTGGTCATTCTCATCCCGTTTTCAGTGCAAGTTACTCATCGGAGAAGGAGCGAGACCCTCCTCTCCATGCTGTGAAATGAACTGTTGGGTTGAGAAGTCCATTttcacagtgtgtgtgggtTAATGGATCATTGTAGTGACAATTCAAGCTTACAGGGataatgaaataaaagcagtttGTATGTGATTAaaagaagaaaggaagaaaaaaaaaaacgcttttgtatttattttctgcaaacgaggacaaaagtgaaataaatgaaACTTTCTCAGAGGGTATCTTGCCTTGGTTATGATTTCTTTCTCAGTGTATGGCACAGCCTGTGTGAAAATGGTCACCTGGTTGACCAAGAAAGAATAATTCAAGTTTGGTTGGTGTCTCCCTTGTCTCAGATCCTTGACTCGCAATATCACACTTTTTGGTTCAGTCAGATGACATCCCGTTTGCATCAAACCTTAATTCAATTTGAGATTAGTTTGCACATCAAAGGTTTAGTTTTGGTCTAGTGTGTTCATTTTTTAACCTGTCCTTTCCTGAATAATCTAAACTTGAGGCTGGGGCTTTAGACCTGTTCAAGTCTGCCAGTGATTTAGATGAATGATAAttgactctttttttttttttttcccttccctgtcctctctctccaAGCCACTTGACGTCAGCTAAGCAGTTTGTGCCATCTGGTCTTGGAAGCAGTTAGGCTGAAGtgtgctggaaaaacaaaaatgaacaagTGTGTTTATCCCTCCCCCAAAACTAGGGACTGGGATTTATTCAAACCTGAGAATGTGATAGGTGCTGGAAGATCATCATCTCAACGAGCACAAGAGTCTCTGGGGCTTACTTGATAAATACTAAGGGGTCTCCCAGCTTGGTTGTAGAGAGCGCAATGTCGTGTTCAGTGTATAGCTTGCCCCCAAAATACTTTCTGTTGAAATTCAGCCTGTTGTTTTAAATCTCACTGCAGCCTGGCAAGGGTGTCTGATAATAAAATGGCAAtgacctggtgctaaatcagaCACTAATGGATAATGGtaaaagagcaacattttcaTTCGAAGTGTATCGGTtgtttgttcaattaagggGTCCTTAAGCAAGCCCGGGTGTGTTTTTTAAACtcttaatgacttaattgaCCAGAAAACACATGCGTCACCCAACTAAGAGatgagtatttaaaaaataaaaacctctgGGGCTTTCCGGGACCTGGATTGGAAAACACTGAATTGGAATACGTGATTGGCTGACTTAATTTGACATTGATCAACTGCTTTGATATTATGAAAGCAAATGTCCTTTCCTGAACGATAGCAGAGTATTTCTTGTTCAGACGAAATCGGTTACCAAGGATTTTCTGCTTCGAGAGGGACAGTGCTGAGAAAGTGCTGAACTAGGAGCACTCGCGGTACAGGCCTCGTTCGCATCCCTTCCAGCTGAGCGGGTCTCTCCCTTCATTACCTGATCTGCTCCCCTCCTGCTAACAGGACACGCGGTCGCCTGGTTACCTGTTCAAGACTGCAGTGAAGGGTAAGCCTAATGAACCATTTATCTGTGTTCCTTCAAAATCAAGTGTTTTCAAACACGGGGAATCAGAATCGGCAACTCTTACCTTtgtttttatcatttattttgtaccCCAAGTTGAAATCACTGTAAAACATATACAGCATGTGTAATGTTCACTCATACACCGGCATCATCCCTCTCTGAACTTGGGAGAGTGTGCGaagcccccccacctcacggtaTTTTGGTGTTAGCGGGTTCTTCACTCTGCTGGTGGAGTGGTGTTGATCAGGCCTGCGGTGTGCCCCAGGTGGCGCTTCAAAATGGAGAAGGGGCTCTGACTGCACTCCCTACACGgatgcacagacagacacacgttCTCTGCAATGTGTGCTATTGAGGCGCTCGTTTCCGCACTGGGAGTCCACAGCCGAGCCAAAGCATAGCGGGGAGGACTTGGGCAGCTCTTATTGAGAACGCTGTGGAGCTCATATGTGCCAGGTTAGCCACAGGAGGTGGTTATTGCAGAGCAAGCTGTTGAAACCCTTGCTGACTTCATCCTAACCAACCCCCTGGCAGTGCTCAGTGTACCGCCCCATTGGGAATCCCCAGCACAGTTGGCTATTAAAACAGCCCAGACTGGAACTAGCACCTCCTGTACTAAACACACTCCTGGGAAGAGACTTTGACCAGCCAAGCTATCTGGTACCAAAATCCATTCTGTCTTAGTTTTAAATCTTGAATCATTTAGAGAGGTTGCTCTTGGTTTATGCCTACAAATGTTAGTGTGCCGAAGTGGGTAAGGCCTCTGCTATGATGTATAAGACAAGATTTGCTGACAAATCCTGGCAACCGTTATTAACCAGCCGTCACACCattacaaaagcaaaacagaatGGCGGGTGACGCCCTGTAAATGCAGATTATTAGGCCTGACCCAGTGCTGTACTCTGCAGTGCGTTACAGTGTAACCACCCGATTTCACGCTATCTGCGCCTGGTTGATAAGTGACATTAATGTGAGCTTGTAACACAGCCGGTAAGAATCCTATTAAGAACTTCACATTCAGCGTGCTACACATATTTGACTGATTTGATGAATTTGTCCCTTGGGAGTGTCTCTAGAAAGGAGAT
This sequence is a window from Amia ocellicauda isolate fAmiCal2 chromosome 17, fAmiCal2.hap1, whole genome shotgun sequence. Protein-coding genes within it:
- the prpsap2 gene encoding phosphoribosyl pyrophosphate synthase-associated protein 2, whose product is MNATKGGLVIFTANSNPSCMELGKRIAERLGVELGKVQVYQEANRETRVQIQESVRGKDVFIIQTVSKDVNTTIMELLIMVYACRTSCARSIIGVIPYFPYSKQCKMRKRGSIVSKLLASMMCKAGLTHLITMDLHQKEIQGFFNIPVDNLRASPFLLQYIQEEIPDYRNAVIVAKSPASAKRAQSFAERLRLGIAVIHGEAQDAESDLVDGRHSPPTVKNMGAIHPSLEIPLLIPKEKPPITVVGDVGGRIAIIVDDIIDDVDSFLAAADTLKERGAYKIYVMATHGILSSDAPRLIEESAIDEVVVTNTIPHEIQKLQCPKIKTVDISMILSEAIRRIHNGESMSYLFRNIGMDD